A stretch of the Vitis vinifera cultivar Pinot Noir 40024 chromosome 16, ASM3070453v1 genome encodes the following:
- the LOC100247347 gene encoding SKP1-like protein 21 isoform X1 yields MSESAMAVVKPEMKSYIWLQTADGSIQQVEEEVAMFCPMICREILQTGMGSSKNYAISLPQRVNPAILGLILDYCRFHQVPGRSNKERKSFDEKFIRMDTKKLCELTSAADSLQLKPLVDLTSRALARIIEGKTPEEIRETFHLPDDLTEEEKLEPLRNITDDPRIRLLNRLYARKRKELKEREKLKNVEVEEERVDERSVDDLLSFINGEDGDSKGVRASKNKKKNRRRKDQMKDSSSNNVNGDHKKELDGVHTSCHNAEADEMLVSTPSKTSKLQELPASTFSPKLEFDDGDIDDELDPAMKEQLDREVEDFARRLNSDWPERMQEILSLGQQRRLVPISMNGNGSAHRKRFSLSVVEKTLEQERPAART; encoded by the exons ATGTCAGAAAGTGCTATGGCAGTTGTGAAACCTGAG ATGAAGTCTTATATCTGGCTCCAAACTGCTGATGGTTCTAttcaacaagttgaagaagagGTTGCCATGTTTTGCCCCATGATATGCCGAGAAATACTTCAGACTGGCATGGGATCTTCCAAAAATTATGCCATATCACTTCCACAACGAGTCAATCCTGCTATCTTGGGCTTAATACTTGATTACTGTCGGTTTCATCAAGTACCAGGTCGCTCAAATAAG GAGCGGAAATCCTTTGATGAGAAGTTCATTCGGATGGATACAAAAAAGTTATGTGAGTTGACATCTGCTGCTGACAGCCTCCAGCTGAAGCCTTTGGTTGACCTCACCAGCCGTGCACTTGCTCGAATTATTGAGGGGAAAACTCCTGAGGAAATTCGTGAGACGTTTCATTTGCCTGATGATCTTACAGAG GAGGAGAAGTTGGAGCCCTTGAGAAACATAACTGATGATCCACGGATTCGGCTATTGAATAGATTatatgcaagaaaaaggaaagaattaaaagagagagagaaattgaaG AATGTTGAGGTTGAAGAGGAGCGTGTGGATGAGCGTTCGGTGGATGATCTCCTGTCATTTATTAATGGTGAAGATGGAG ATTCTAAAGGGGTTAGAGCttctaagaataaaaaaaaaaatcggagaAGAAAGGATCAAATGAAGGACTCTTCTTCAAACAATGTAAATGGAGACCATAAAAAG GAGTTGGATGGAGTCCACACATCTTGCCATAATGCCGAGGCTGATGAAATGTTGGTGTCCACCCCTAGTAAAACTTCAAAATTGCAGGAACTTCCTGCTTCCACCTTTTCACCTAAACTTGAGTTTGACGATGGAGATATTGATGATGAGTTAGATCCTGCAATGAAGGAACAACTTGACAG GGAAGTGGAGGATTTTGCTCGGAGATTGAATTCAGATTGGCCGGAAAGAATGCAAGAAATTCTCTCTCTGGGTCAACAAAGAAGGCTTGTACCAATATCTATGAATGGGAATGGTTCTGCTCATAG AAAGCGGTTCAGCTTGAGTGTTGTAGAGAAGACGCTCGAGCAGGAGCGTCCTGCAGCCAGAACATAG
- the LOC100247347 gene encoding SKP1-like protein 21 isoform X4, producing MSESAMAVVKPEMKSYIWLQTADGSIQQVEEEVAMFCPMICREILQTGMGSSKNYAISLPQRVNPAILGLILDYCRFHQVPGRSNKERKSFDEKFIRMDTKKLCELTSAADSLQLKPLVDLTSRALARIIEGKTPEEIRETFHLPDDLTEEEKLEPLRNITDDPRIRLLNRLYARKRKELKEREKLKNVEVEEERVDERSVDDLLSFINGEDGDSKGVRASKNKKKNRRRKDQMKDSSSNNVNGDHKKELDGVHTSCHNAEADEMLVSTPSKTSKLQELPASTFSPKLEFDDGDIDDELDPAMKEQLDREVEDFARRLNSDWPERMQEILSLGQQRRLVPISMNGNGSAHRYTKSGSA from the exons ATGTCAGAAAGTGCTATGGCAGTTGTGAAACCTGAG ATGAAGTCTTATATCTGGCTCCAAACTGCTGATGGTTCTAttcaacaagttgaagaagagGTTGCCATGTTTTGCCCCATGATATGCCGAGAAATACTTCAGACTGGCATGGGATCTTCCAAAAATTATGCCATATCACTTCCACAACGAGTCAATCCTGCTATCTTGGGCTTAATACTTGATTACTGTCGGTTTCATCAAGTACCAGGTCGCTCAAATAAG GAGCGGAAATCCTTTGATGAGAAGTTCATTCGGATGGATACAAAAAAGTTATGTGAGTTGACATCTGCTGCTGACAGCCTCCAGCTGAAGCCTTTGGTTGACCTCACCAGCCGTGCACTTGCTCGAATTATTGAGGGGAAAACTCCTGAGGAAATTCGTGAGACGTTTCATTTGCCTGATGATCTTACAGAG GAGGAGAAGTTGGAGCCCTTGAGAAACATAACTGATGATCCACGGATTCGGCTATTGAATAGATTatatgcaagaaaaaggaaagaattaaaagagagagagaaattgaaG AATGTTGAGGTTGAAGAGGAGCGTGTGGATGAGCGTTCGGTGGATGATCTCCTGTCATTTATTAATGGTGAAGATGGAG ATTCTAAAGGGGTTAGAGCttctaagaataaaaaaaaaaatcggagaAGAAAGGATCAAATGAAGGACTCTTCTTCAAACAATGTAAATGGAGACCATAAAAAG GAGTTGGATGGAGTCCACACATCTTGCCATAATGCCGAGGCTGATGAAATGTTGGTGTCCACCCCTAGTAAAACTTCAAAATTGCAGGAACTTCCTGCTTCCACCTTTTCACCTAAACTTGAGTTTGACGATGGAGATATTGATGATGAGTTAGATCCTGCAATGAAGGAACAACTTGACAG GGAAGTGGAGGATTTTGCTCGGAGATTGAATTCAGATTGGCCGGAAAGAATGCAAGAAATTCTCTCTCTGGGTCAACAAAGAAGGCTTGTACCAATATCTATGAATGGGAATGGTTCTGCTCATAGGTACACAA AAAGCGGTTCAGCTTGA
- the LOC100247347 gene encoding SKP1-like protein 21 isoform X2, with protein MSESAMAVVKPEMKSYIWLQTADGSIQQVEEEVAMFCPMICREILQTGMGSSKNYAISLPQRVNPAILGLILDYCRFHQVPGRSNKERKSFDEKFIRMDTKKLCELTSAADSLQLKPLVDLTSRALARIIEGKTPEEIRETFHLPDDLTEEEKLEPLRNITDDPRIRLLNRLYARKRKELKEREKLKNVEVEEERVDERSVDDLLSFINGEDGDSKGVRASKNKKKNRRRKDQMKDSSSNNVNGDHKKELDGVHTSCHNAEADEMLVSTPSKTSKLQELPASTFSPKLEFDDGDIDDELDPAMKEQLDREVEDFARRLNSDWPERMQEILSLGQQRRLVPISMNGNGSAHRFGQQIMIP; from the exons ATGTCAGAAAGTGCTATGGCAGTTGTGAAACCTGAG ATGAAGTCTTATATCTGGCTCCAAACTGCTGATGGTTCTAttcaacaagttgaagaagagGTTGCCATGTTTTGCCCCATGATATGCCGAGAAATACTTCAGACTGGCATGGGATCTTCCAAAAATTATGCCATATCACTTCCACAACGAGTCAATCCTGCTATCTTGGGCTTAATACTTGATTACTGTCGGTTTCATCAAGTACCAGGTCGCTCAAATAAG GAGCGGAAATCCTTTGATGAGAAGTTCATTCGGATGGATACAAAAAAGTTATGTGAGTTGACATCTGCTGCTGACAGCCTCCAGCTGAAGCCTTTGGTTGACCTCACCAGCCGTGCACTTGCTCGAATTATTGAGGGGAAAACTCCTGAGGAAATTCGTGAGACGTTTCATTTGCCTGATGATCTTACAGAG GAGGAGAAGTTGGAGCCCTTGAGAAACATAACTGATGATCCACGGATTCGGCTATTGAATAGATTatatgcaagaaaaaggaaagaattaaaagagagagagaaattgaaG AATGTTGAGGTTGAAGAGGAGCGTGTGGATGAGCGTTCGGTGGATGATCTCCTGTCATTTATTAATGGTGAAGATGGAG ATTCTAAAGGGGTTAGAGCttctaagaataaaaaaaaaaatcggagaAGAAAGGATCAAATGAAGGACTCTTCTTCAAACAATGTAAATGGAGACCATAAAAAG GAGTTGGATGGAGTCCACACATCTTGCCATAATGCCGAGGCTGATGAAATGTTGGTGTCCACCCCTAGTAAAACTTCAAAATTGCAGGAACTTCCTGCTTCCACCTTTTCACCTAAACTTGAGTTTGACGATGGAGATATTGATGATGAGTTAGATCCTGCAATGAAGGAACAACTTGACAG GGAAGTGGAGGATTTTGCTCGGAGATTGAATTCAGATTGGCCGGAAAGAATGCAAGAAATTCTCTCTCTGGGTCAACAAAGAAGGCTTGTACCAATATCTATGAATGGGAATGGTTCTGCTCATAG GTTTGGACAGCAGATAATGATCCCCTAA
- the LOC100247347 gene encoding SKP1-like protein 21 isoform X3: MSESAMAVVKPEMKSYIWLQTADGSIQQVEEEVAMFCPMICREILQTGMGSSKNYAISLPQRVNPAILGLILDYCRFHQVPGRSNKERKSFDEKFIRMDTKKLCELTSAADSLQLKPLVDLTSRALARIIEGKTPEEIRETFHLPDDLTEEEKLEPLRNITDDPRIRLLNRLYARKRKELKEREKLKNVEVEEERVDERSVDDLLSFINGEDGDSKGVRASKNKKKNRRRKDQMKDSSSNNVNGDHKKELDGVHTSCHNAEADEMLVSTPSKTSKLQELPASTFSPKLEFDDGDIDDELDPAMKEQLDREVEDFARRLNSDWPERMQEILSLGQQRRLVPISMNGNGSAHRYTSLDSR; encoded by the exons ATGTCAGAAAGTGCTATGGCAGTTGTGAAACCTGAG ATGAAGTCTTATATCTGGCTCCAAACTGCTGATGGTTCTAttcaacaagttgaagaagagGTTGCCATGTTTTGCCCCATGATATGCCGAGAAATACTTCAGACTGGCATGGGATCTTCCAAAAATTATGCCATATCACTTCCACAACGAGTCAATCCTGCTATCTTGGGCTTAATACTTGATTACTGTCGGTTTCATCAAGTACCAGGTCGCTCAAATAAG GAGCGGAAATCCTTTGATGAGAAGTTCATTCGGATGGATACAAAAAAGTTATGTGAGTTGACATCTGCTGCTGACAGCCTCCAGCTGAAGCCTTTGGTTGACCTCACCAGCCGTGCACTTGCTCGAATTATTGAGGGGAAAACTCCTGAGGAAATTCGTGAGACGTTTCATTTGCCTGATGATCTTACAGAG GAGGAGAAGTTGGAGCCCTTGAGAAACATAACTGATGATCCACGGATTCGGCTATTGAATAGATTatatgcaagaaaaaggaaagaattaaaagagagagagaaattgaaG AATGTTGAGGTTGAAGAGGAGCGTGTGGATGAGCGTTCGGTGGATGATCTCCTGTCATTTATTAATGGTGAAGATGGAG ATTCTAAAGGGGTTAGAGCttctaagaataaaaaaaaaaatcggagaAGAAAGGATCAAATGAAGGACTCTTCTTCAAACAATGTAAATGGAGACCATAAAAAG GAGTTGGATGGAGTCCACACATCTTGCCATAATGCCGAGGCTGATGAAATGTTGGTGTCCACCCCTAGTAAAACTTCAAAATTGCAGGAACTTCCTGCTTCCACCTTTTCACCTAAACTTGAGTTTGACGATGGAGATATTGATGATGAGTTAGATCCTGCAATGAAGGAACAACTTGACAG GGAAGTGGAGGATTTTGCTCGGAGATTGAATTCAGATTGGCCGGAAAGAATGCAAGAAATTCTCTCTCTGGGTCAACAAAGAAGGCTTGTACCAATATCTATGAATGGGAATGGTTCTGCTCATAGGTACACAA GTTTGGACAGCAGATAA
- the LOC100252592 gene encoding LOW QUALITY PROTEIN: short-chain dehydrogenase TIC 32, chloroplastic (The sequence of the model RefSeq protein was modified relative to this genomic sequence to represent the inferred CDS: inserted 1 base in 1 codon; deleted 1 base in 1 codon; substituted 1 base at 1 genomic stop codon), whose product MHCHFYLLIYFLREEQNFFEERIFWFLVFTNWERGVLWDFAEERRMWSFSRKGASGFSASSTAEEVTQRIDGTGLTAIVTGASSGFGTETTRVLALRGVRVIMGVRNMAAGKEVKGAIVKEIPTAKVDVMELNLSSMESVRKFGSEYNSSSIPLNLLITNAGIMAAPYMLSXDNIEMQFAKNHLGHFLLTSLLLDTMKKTMQESSKEGRIVIFSSEAHXLTYRGGIRFENINDKSGYSSLYAYGQSKLSNILHANELARRFKEDGVNMTANSLYPGMIVTNLFRHSNIVTGVVNISLKMFSRELQPHAMWHYIHR is encoded by the exons ATGCACTgccatttttatttacttatttattttcttagagAAGAACAAAATTTCTTTGAAGAAagaattttttggtttttagtttttacaaATTGGGAACGTGGGGTTTTGTGGGATTTCGCAGAGGAGAGAAGGATGTGGTCGTTCAGCAGAAAGGGAGCGTCTGGGTTCTCAGCTTCTTCAACAGCAGAGGAAGTTACTCAAAGAATTGATGGCACTGGTCTTACTGCCATTGTTACAG GAGCATCAAGTGGTTTTGGCACTGAAACAACT CGTGTTCTTGCATTGCGTGGTGTCCGTGTCATTATGGGGGTGAGGAATATGGCAGCTGGTAAAGAGGTAAAAGGGGCAATAGTTAAGGAAATCCCGACTGCTAAAGTTGATGTCATGGAGTTGAATCTGAGTTCAATGGAATCTGTAAGGAAATTTGGATCAGAGTACAATTCTTCCAGTATTCCATTGAACCTTCTCat aACCAATGCAGGAATTATGGCAGCCCCGTATATGCTTT TAGACAATATAGAAATGCAGTTTGCAAAAAACCACTTAG GTCATTTTCTTTTGACAAGCCTGTTGTTGGACACAATGAAGAAAACAATGCAGGAAAGTAGCAAAGAGGGAAGGATTGTAATTTTCTCCTCAGAGGCTCACTGATTGACATATCGTGGAGGAATTCGCTTTGAAAATATCAATGATAAATCAGG GTATAGCAGCCTATATGCTTATGGCCAATCAAAGCTTTCGAATATATTGCATGCTAATGAGCTTGCACGGCGTTTTAAG GAAGATGGGGTGAACATGACTGCTAATTCCCTCTACCCAGGAATGATTGTCACGAATCTTTTCCGTCATAGCAACATTGTTACTG GAGTAGTTAATATCAGCTTAAAAATGTTCAGCAG GGAGCTGCAACCACATGCTATGTGGCATTACATCCACAGGTGA
- the LOC100242214 gene encoding short-chain dehydrogenase TIC 32, chloroplastic, producing the protein MWLFSRKGASGFSGSSTAEEVTQGIDGTGLTAIVTGASSGIGTETTRVLALRGVHVVMGVRNMAAGQEVKEAIVKEIPTAKVDVMELDLSSMASVRKFASEFNSSGLPLNILINNAGTTGPYMLSKDNIEMLFATNHLGHFLLTSLLLDTMKKTTQESGKEGRIVIVSSEGHRFTYRGGIRFDNINDKSGYSSPFAYGQSKLANVLHANELARRFKEDGVDITANSLHPGAIVTNIFRHSSILSGLVNTVGKYVLKNVQQGAATTCYVALHPQVKGVSGQYFSDCNIAKPGAQAKDPELAKKLWEFSTGLISE; encoded by the exons ATGTGGTTGTTCAGCAGAAAGGGAGCATCTGGGTTCTCAGGTTCTTCAACAGCTGAGGAAGTTACTCAAGGAATTGATGGCACTGGTCTTACTGCCATTGTTACAG GAGCATCAAGTGGCATTGGCACTGAAACAACTCGTGTTCTTGCATTGCGTGGTGTCCATGTCGTTATGGGGGTCAGGAATATGGCGGCTGGTCAAGAGGTAAAAGAGGCAATAGTTAAGGAAATCCCGACCGCTAAAGTTGATGTGATGGAGTTGGATCTAAGTTCAATGGCATCCGTAAGGAAATTTGCATCAGAGTTCAATTCTTCCGGCCTTCCATTGAACATTCTaat AAACAATGCAGGAACTACAGGCCCATACATGCTTTCCAAAGATAACATAGAGATGCTGTTTGCGACAAACCACTTAG GTCATTTTCTTTTGACAAGCTTGTTGTTGGACACGATGAAGAAAACAACGCAGGAAAGTGGCAAAGAGGGAAGGATTGTAATCGTCTCCTCAGAGGGTCACCGATTCACATATCGTGGAGGAATTCGCTTTGACAATATCAATGATAAATCAGG GTATAGCAGTCCATTCGCTTATGGCCAATCAAAGCTTGCTAATGTTTTGCATGCTAATGAGCTTGCACGACGTTTTAAG GAAGATGGGGTGGACATAACTGCTAATTCTCTTCACCCAGGAGCAATTGTCACCAATATTTTCCGTCATAGCAGCATTCTTTCCG GACTGGTTAATACGGTTGGCAAATACGTGCTTAAAAATGTTCAGCAG GGAGCTGCAACCACATGCTATGTGGCATTGCATCCACAGGTGAAGGGGGTGAGCGGCCAATATTTTTCTGACTGTAACATAGCCAAGCCCGGCGCACAGGCCAAAGACCCCGAATTGGCCAAGAAACTCTGGGAATTCAGCACGGGTTTGATTTCAGAATGA